A window of Thermoplasmata archaeon genomic DNA:
ATGACGTTGACCGGGAGGACATCCCCTTTGGACAGGACTAGGCCTTGGAAGATCTGTTTGAGATGCTCCTCTCCGCCCTGCAGCCTCAGTTCTCCCGAGGGTGCGAACGTGATCTTCTCCGCACCGTTCACGGTGATCTTCTTGACCGATACGCGGTCGTCCGAGGTCACTCCGGCGTTCTTCCTTGTGATGTTGTCGAGTCTGATGATTCCCCTGTTCGCATCCTCCGGATATCCGTCGAGGACCTTTACGGCGGTCTTCTTGGAACCGTCTATCTGTATGATGTCCCCGTTCTTGATGCCGAGGACCCCCATGAGCTCGGAATCCAATCTTGCGATTCCCCTCCCGGACTCACCGGGCTTCAGTTCTGCGACCTTGATCGCTTTCTCGTTTACCATCTTCAGACCTCCTTCTGATTATCTTTGATCATCTCGTCGAGCTGTGAGTACAGCTCCTTCCTGCGGGCGGGGTCCTGCTCGTTCCTTATGGCGCTGTTGAGCGAATTCATCACGGAATTCCTCTCGTCCAGGAGCGATGCGCGTTCCCTGTCCAATTCGTCTATCTTCGAATCAAGCTCCTTCAGCCTAGCGATCGCAGCATCGGCGTCGATGGAGGATGATTCCCTGCTGTCCGCGTATCCCGTCGATATGAGGCGGGTGGTGAACATGTTGTCATGCAGGTCTATCATGAGCGTGAACTGCCTGCTGGGGGCGTACACAGTCCTGGTCGGGCCCATGCTGCTCTCCTCGGGATGACTCATGAGCATCCCTGTCTGCTCCATCAGTGCCAGATTCTTCATGACGGCCTGTTGGCTGATACCTAGTTCCTTGGAGAGCTGGAGCGGATAGCTCGGTTCTCTCGTGAGGTATTTGAGGATCCTCCTTCTAGTGGGGTTCTCGATTATCGATAGCAGTTCGTCTATGTCCGTCATATGGATCACTCGGTTGTTAACCGTTGGTTCACTAGTTGTTGATAGAACAGAACTTCTATAAAAACTTACCTAATTATGATCTAGAAGAACCGTCGCAGCAGGAGTGGACGGTTATAATCGGTCAACGACGGCGGACAACCTTCCAAGAGCCTGTTTTGTTAGAACCCTCTCTTACGATGACGCCCTCGTCCCTCAGCATTGCTATCTCACGTTCGATGGTTTTCTCAGAGACTCCGAGTTTTTCCGCCGCTTCTGCCGCTGTCGTATACTTTCCTCCCTTAACCATGGAGAGGATCTTTGAGCGAAGGCTGTCTGCTGAATCTTTCATTGTTTTCTGCAATGATTCCTTGATCGATTCGAGCATGAAATCAATGAATACCGAGGTATCATTGAGGTCGGTCGCTTCCCTGATGCACCTGTAATACTCTGACTGACGGTCCCTGATGGCTGATTCTACAGGTATCCATTCGAAGACAGGGTTCCATTTGGATAGGATCAGATTCTGCCATAGCCTGCCGGTTCTTCCGTTGCCATCCGTGAAAGGATGGATGTATTCGAATTCATGGTGGAAGACACAACTGACGATCAGTGGATGGTCCTCGGATGTTGATGCCCACTGCATCAATTCCTCTATGAACCTGGGGACGTAGTCCGGATGGGGTGCATAGTGGATCACCTCGCCTGTGCTGCTGTTGACCACGTTGACTCCTACGGTTCTGAACATTCCCGATTGATCTGTGAGATCAGCCATCATTATGCCGTGGGTTCTGAGCAGGTCTTTGATTGAATAGGGGTCGAGTTCTGGGAGCAATTTGTATGCTTCGATGGCATTCTTGACCTCCTTGATATTCCTGGGAGGCCCCAATACCTTCTTTCCGTTCATGATGTCCGTGACTTGCTCCACGGTCATGGAATTTGCTTCGATCTGGAGAGAGGACTGTATCGATCTCACTCTGTTCTTTTTTCTGAGTTTCAGATTGCGATTCAGGGAGTGATAGTCCATTTTCGTGACTAGCGCGGATATCTCTGATATCAGATTGATGCTCTTTGAAGAGACGGTGAATTTGGGTTGATAGCCGCACACTATATCACTTGTCCTGATATATCAATATAGGTTATAAGATATTGCTGGCGTTCATTATTAATGGATTTTATTCAGACATTTATTCAGACATTTATTCGGACAAAGAAATGGATTAAAAGGAGTTTAGGGAGCGCTGCTCCCATTGAAGTTTATGCCCTGTTCAGGCAGGGTTGAAGTTGGACTTCTCCCTCTTGCACCTGGGGCAATGCCAATCGTCCGGGAGCTCCGAGAACGGCGTTCCGGGAGGGATGCCCTGTGTCGGGTCCCCTTTCTCGGGGTCGTACACGAATCCGCATACCCCGCAGATGTACTTCCCTGTCGCTGAACGGTAGACTATCTCTCCCACCGGGATCGATTCGGGAGGATTGTCCAGGTCGACCACCCTCAGGTCCTCCAGGTTCTCGTATCCGAGAGGGGTGTGGGTGGACAGGTAGATGGTGGGATGCTTCCTGATGAACGCACGTACGTTGTTGAGTGTCTCCCTTGCCGCCTTGACATCCTCGTAGACCACAGAGAGCTTGTCGGCGTAGAGCGCCTCGTCGGTGTATGTGATGTCCCCATGGAACATGTAGAACAGGTCCCTGTCCTCGGCGATGATCAGGCTGTTCCCATTTGTATGACCCTTGGCCTTGAGCATGTAGATGTTATCGGTGATCTTCTGGGATGCGGGGAACTCGTGGTAGGGTCCGTCCGAGAAGTCGAGCCTGATGATGTTATCCCCTTTCAGTTCTAATGCATCCGCGTCCTCCGGTGCGATGTAGACCTTGGCGTTGGGGAATGCGGAAATCATCCCTGTGTGGTCGTCATGCTTGTGGGTGATCAGTATGCGTGAGACATCGGACGGGGCGTATCCGACCCTCTTCAGCGCATCCAGGTAGTCCTCGATGCGTGTTCCCATGTAGATTGGTGTCTTGTCGTCGGGAACCGCATCCGGCACACCGTCGGGCATCCCTGTATCGACCAGGATGACCTCAGAACCGGTATCGATCACGTAGTTCTGGAGACTGGAGCGGTATCTTACCGAAGGGTCGAACTTGTCGGGGCCCTCCTCGCCTCCGAAGGCGAAGGGCTGATTCATGAATCCGTTCTCGTATAGTTTCACTGCACTGATCTTCATGACATTCACGTCATGTCACCGGTTTGTCCGTTATTAGCGTTTTGCGGGATTATTCGTCTTTTATTTTTGCTGCTATCCTCAGAATGTATTATCATCGTCAGCTACGATTTTCCGCTGTTATGATAGAGTTCGTCGACGGCAGGAGCGAGCAGGGATTGATGGATTCCATATTCGCCAGATATCGTGAGGAATGCGGTCCAGAGGTCAGTGTATCATTCGATTATGACGGTATCCTCATCGCCGCCGATTGCAGTGAGCCCTTAGGGATGATCTGCTATGACAAGGGGGACGAATACAAGGTCGGCATCCTCTATGTTCTCGACGATGCTCCCGAGGGGACAATCCAGAGGCTCCTGTCGGCAGTCATATCCTATGCCCAGTTCCAAGGTGCGTCAGGAGTCGTGATCCAGGCATTGGATCCCAAGGATTCCTACAACAGTGTCTGCCGCGGTATGGGATTCTCGGAGATGTCCGCTTGCGCCCAGCGGACAGGTGTGATAAATCTGAGGAAAAGGTTTTGAAGGCCGGAAGGGGGCTGTGCCCCTCATTCCTTCTTGTTCTCTTCTCTGTCGAGCTGTGCCTTCATCGCCTCGTATTCCTCTCCGGACATCTGGAGGACGGTGTTGTCTGTCTGCGGGGGCCTCACGGTGAAGAAGATACCGACGATGACCTGCAGGAGGATGATGAACATTCCGCAGAAGAATGAGAAGTCCACGCTGTTGGCGAAGGACAGCATGATCTGCTGTGCCTCGCTGACGATGGCGTAATCGATCTCCGTACCGATTCCCTGTGCGATCCTGGCCGCTGCCATGCCCAGGGCATCGAGGACACCGGTGCTGTGGGGAACGTTGTCAAATACCAGGGGGCTGAGGTTGTCCATGAGCTCCTGAGTGATCTTGCTGCTGATGAGAACCGCGAAGACCGCGGTACCGATGGTCGCACCAATGGAACGGATGACGTTCACGGATGATGTCGTCATTCCCATCTCCTTCACCGTAGAACTGTTCTGGACAGCCGTCATGACGGTACCCATCATGCATCCGAGACCTAGTCCGAGGAGGAACAGGCATATCGCGTAGTATGTGAGGGTGGAGTCAAGGGTCAGCTGCGACATCATGTACATGGATGACGCCGTTACGATGGGCCCGACGATCAGCCAGGGCCTGTATCCGGTCTTGTTGAGGAAACGTCCGCTGACCATGGCGGTGATGGCCATTCCCGCGACCATCGCCAAGGAGTATTCGGCCGCCTTCAGCGTGTTCCCGTCCATGAGTATGGTGACGGCGAACATGGAGGAGTAGGTCATGGCTCCCATCATTCCCAATCCGAAGATGAACATGAAAATCGACGCAAGTACTACGACCTTGTTGTGGATCAGCGAGGGAGCGAGGATGGGTTCCTTCGCACGTCTCTCGGCGATGACGAACAATCCGATGAGGATCAGGGCCAGAGCGGTCATGGCTCCGGTCTCGAGGCTGACCCACTCGAAGTCGTTGCCTCCCCACTGAAAGAGCAGGAGGACGTCAATCAGGAACGCGGACAGGAGGACCATTCCGATGTAATCGATGACGGGTTTCTCCTCCTGTGTGGGTGTGGGGAACTTCTTGAGCGTGAGAACGAATGCTGCTATGGCGAGGGGGATGTTGATGAAGAACACCCAATGCCATGAGAAATAATCGGTGATGTATCCGCCGATAAGGGGACCGACACCGCTTCCGACACCGAAGACGGCTCCAAGCAGTCCCTGCATTCTTCCCCTGTCGCGGGGGGCGTAGAGATCTGCGACGGCAGCTGTCGCCACAGGGATTAGGATACCTCCTCCGAGACCCTGGACGGCACGGCAGATGATGAACATCTCCATGCTGCTGGAGAAACCGGCGGCGATGGAACCGAGTGTGAACAGTGTGAGACCTACCAAGAACAGAGGCTTCCTTCCGTACAGGTCGGAGAGCTTTCCGGCGATCGGGATCATCACAGTCTCGCAGAGGAGATAGATCGTGATCATCCAGGAGTATAATGATGAACCCTGGAGATCCTGCACGATGACAGGTCCGCATGTACCGACTATGGTACCGTCGAAACATGCCGTGAGCATGGCCAGGATCAATCCCAGCATGATCATGTTACGCGTCTTGGGGTTTATGTTCTTGTAAGTAATCTGTTCTATGGCCATCGGTCATCCACTTACCGCCTTATTGAGGACTTGTATTTAGAGTTGATTACTCAACTTGCGGCTGTGTCGACGAAAAGTGAAGAAAAACGATCGTTCTGTCATTCCAGAAGCCAGTCAAAAAGATTGACAACCCTCACGCCCTCGATCTCATTAAGAGGATATCTTTCGTAGACTATCAGGGTCTTAGGGTAGTTATCTTTCAGTTCCCTGAACGGTCTGATCTCCCTTTCCAGGGTCTTCGGGTCAGCTATCGACATGCTCACCTGGAAGTACTGGGGGTTGTTCTTGGGGTCTGTTAGGAAATCCACTTCCAGATCGTTAACGGAACAGATGCATACCTCTCCGAACCTGTATATGAGTTCATTGTAGACGACATTCTCCAGGAGCCCGTCAATGTCCTTTGGCCTGTATGGCGTCACATGGTTCCTGATCCCCAGGTCCTGCGCGTAGAACTTATCCGATGTGGAAAGGTATTCCGATGTCTTGGAGTCCATGCGCTTCGATCTTAGAGCGAGGTAGGCCTCGTTCAGATAGCCCAGATATTCGTCCACCGTCACATGGGAGATCTTGGACCCCGCGCTGGTCATGTAGTTGGCCGCCTTGCGCGACGACGTCCTGTCCCCTATGTTGCGCATGACGAATTTCATCAGATTGCTTAGGGTTGCGGGATTCCTTATGCTGTGCCTTTCCACGACATCCTTGAGGAACACGGTGTTGTATGCCCCTGCCAACATCTCCGGGATCAATGCTGCGGAGCGGTTGTCCTCGGACAGCGCCACGGCAGGCAGCCCTCCGTGACGGATGTAATCGTTGAACAATCTATCAGTGCTCAGTCCACTGTCCTTCCTGAACACGACATATTCGGAGAAGACTAGGGGGGCTACGCGGATCTCCACGGCTCTTCCTGAGAGTTTCGTCGACAGTTCGGATGACAGCAGTTTGGAATTGGATCCTGTGACGTATATGTCGCATCCCTTATCGTATAACGACCTCACGGTGGATTCCCAGCCGTCCACGTTCTGTATCTCGTCGAAGAAGATGTAGGTGCCCTTGCCGATCTCGACGTTGGAGGCGACATACGAGTTCAGCGATTCGCGGTCCTTGGGTATCCAATCGTCCTCCAGTTCGAAATTGATCATAAGTATGTGTCTGTCATCGACACCTGAGTCGACCAGTTCGTCCCTGAACAATTCCATCAGTTTCGATTTACCGCTCCTGCGCAGTCCGACTATCGCTTTGATGAAGGGTGCATCCTTCACCGACCTCATCTTCTCCAGATAGTGTTCCCTCGGTATGAGGGGCCAGTCTGCGCTGCTCATAATGTAAAGTATACTTTACAGGTTTTTATATCGTTTCAAAATTGTAAAGTATACTTAACAGGATATTTAAACCAGTAAAATTTTGTAAAGTACACTTTACATAATCATCTGGTAGTGATCTTCTTGTAGAGGAACTCCTCGCTACGGCCGCTGATGTTCATGCTCCCTTCGCGGTAGTAGTCCTCCGAACCGTGCTTCCTCTCGACCGATTTGAGCGAGGCCAGCAGCATGCTGTACAGAGTGCCTGCGAATATACCGCAGATTATGGTGGAGAAGGTCATCGCGTCGATGATCTCGTCCACGGGGGCGCCGGGGCTGAAGAGCAGCCAGGCACCCGCCATCAAGATGGCGAAGAACAGCAGGCTGGTGATGAGGATCCTTCCCTTGTTGGGAGGGAGATTCCCTGCGATCTTCCCCGTCTGACCGTTCACGGCGAAGGTGAACTTCTGGTCGTTCCATCTGAGGTTGAAAAGCCAGACCGGATACAGGACGTAGTCCACCTCGGACTTCTCAGCGTTAATGGAGGATTCGCTCATGCTGATCCTGTCGTACCCCTCTATGGTCTTCCTGAACCTGTCGTCGGTCTCCTCGCTTACGCGCTGCTTGATCCTAGGAGCCACATCCTCTTGGGTTATGTCGTACTTGTCAGCGATGTAACCTGAAAGGTATGCCGTTGTGAAATCCACCGATTCCCCAGAATCGAACGGTTCGAGTGATTCCATGAGGTCGTCGGGCATCTTCGAGGAACCGTCCGCAGGAACCTTATCGAAGGATATCGAACCCTGTCTGGTGACCTTGAAGAACCTCTGTTCGACCACATCGCTGTTCTTTCCCGGGACCAGGACCTTCTCCTTCATGCAAGTGTATTCGAGGTCCGCATCCAGCTCAAGGTCGTATACCCAGAAAGGGACATACAGTCCCTTGGATTCCTCCAGTTCCCTGTCGTCGATGAAACCCTTCTGGACGAAGTGCTTCTTCCTGATGAAGGCGTCCAGGTCCCTGAGCGCTTCTTCCTTCGTGATCTTGAATGGGATCACTTTGTCGGGCATGAGGGAGCCCGTGAGGCGACCTTTCAGGATGACGGTGCTGCCGCAGAATGGGCATATGGTGGCGGATGTGGTGGATTCCGTGTAGACCTCCCCGCCGCACGAGTTGCAATGGTATTCGGAGACGTCATCCTTATCGGACCATTCCTCCCCGCCGTTCATAGGGAGCTCGATGCTCCCGGCATCCAATTTGATATCCTTGTCGGCAGGGATGAAATCGGAGGGATCGTAACTGCATCCGCAGTATCCGCATACCACCTTCTGCGAACAGGCATCGAACGTTACTGTCGCCCCGCAGCTCGGGCACTTGTGCTCTATGGTATCGGACATGCGATGTACCTCCGTGACAGTGTAGCGTGTTCGTGGATATATCAAACGGACGCTCGATTCAAACCCAACCATAGGATAAGAACATCCAGTATGATTTAATTACACATTTTGCAGGGTTTGCAAGGGTAATTAATTACACATTTTGCAACTTTTCTCATTATCGAACAAGGGGCACATGTGCCTGTAGACGCGATGATTACAGAAATTGAGTAATTGAGGAATGTCAGTCTTTGGACTTACTCTTTTCTTTACCGTGGCTTTTTGCGAAATCATCAACGGAGGCATCGAATTCTTCTACAGTCATGCCTTCGTACATCTGCCGCCTCCACTCTGTATAATCCGGATTCCTGGATCTGACTGCGGTGATGAATTTTTCAGTATTGACGATGCCGAATTTGTCAACCAGACAATCCATCCCGAGCTTGTACATCTCATCTACTGTGTATTCTTCATCGGCAGAATTCATTTCATTCCCCCTCGTTGTTAATAAAGTCCACGGGCGTTATAATTTTAATCCTTTTATCTACAAAGTGTAACATACGATCGTCTGTGGTTATTAAGCAGTCGCATCTAGCATGGATTGCACACGCGATATGCGAGGCATCTGCGTATTTGATTCCTTTTGACATGATTTCGTCTCTGAGCGTTTTTAGATTGTTCCTTTCATCATTGCCTATGTATATGTTGCTGTAAGTTTCCATAAAGAGTCTGATATTCTCAGCCGGAATAGAATCTGGATTCCTTTCATTTTCATAGTCCAAAATGACTGAGGTCACTAATTCGTGCCTGCCATTCTTGATTTCATTCTGAATTGCCATCTTGGCTGTCGCTTCTAGATGGATACGTGGTTGGTTTTGATCATCATACGGGCGGTTATAGCAACAGCTATCAAGATAGATCCTCATAGATTCACATCCTCTTCTTTATCGTAACCAAGGGTTACGTTTTCTTTTCCAAACAATGGGCACATGTGCCTGTAGACGCACCAGTCGCAGAGCCTCGAGGGATGCGGGGGCCAATTCTTGCAATGCTCGATCTCCTCTATCTCCCTGACCACCTTGTCGACCGTTCTGAGCAGTTCCATGTTGGTCCTCTCGGACACGACCTCCTTATCGAATTTCAGCATGTGCCAGACCAGCTTGACCTTCTTGTTCATTCCGTACTTGTCCCTGACCCATGCGGCGTACATGGCGAGCTGCCTGTCGGTGTCCGCGTCGTATTGGGATTTCATCCTGTTCCCGGTCTTGTAATCGATGATGTAGAAGGTGTCGCCCCTGAAGGCGAACCTGTCCATCCTCACCGACCATGTGTTCCCGTCGGGGAGCGTGAGCTTCTCGTCGGTCTCGATCCCGGCGGTGGCGTACTGGTCGAAGGGATGGTACCTGTTGTAGTAATCTGTGATGCACACGATACCGTCGTCATGGTGGGTCCAGTCGTCCTTGTCGGAGGAGTTGAACACCTCGTCGTGCCATTTCTCGTCCCAGTTCCTGTCGTAGAAGTCCAGCAGCTCATCCAAGGTGTCTATCCTGTCGTCCTCCAGGTCTCTGTAGAGCTTCTCCAGGGTCTCATGCACCCTGGAGCCCAGGAAGGCCTCTATGGATTCGTACGGGGAGTCGTATCCCTTGTTGTAATGCAGGTCGTAGGCGAACCTGCAGTTTTCGAACTGGGAGAGCTTGGAGTTGGAGTAGTTGGTCATGTGCAAGGATGGGATGCATCGAGAGTATAATAACGGCTGGCTGTTATGTTTGTTATTGGACTTCCTGATAATCTAAATCGGCTGAGATGGATTACGGTTCGCTATGCTCATCGATACGACCTTCGATTTCACCACCGATTCTCCCGGTTTCTGGGATGGGTTCTGGGAGAGGAAGGGCGGACTAGGATACTGCGGCAGCGATCCCGATTCCTGCAGCCCTATGCTACGCAACTATCATCGCATCCTTTGGAGCAGGGAGCTCCCCAACGGGCAGGTCATGGATCTGAAGGAAGGGTACGGCAGCGATTATCTGAATTGGGATGGGATGAGGTTCGCAAGCGATTCCATAACGACCGGTTTCAGGTATGAGAGGTGCAGATCCCTGATCGATGAGGTCAGTGATTCGATGGACGATTACAGGTCATGGATGGAATCGATGATCCGCAGGTTTTACACCATAGGCGGTGCGATCATCTTCCCGAAGCACAGGAACAGCATCAATCAGATCCGCGGGAGCAACAGGGCAATAATCGACAGATGGGATCTGACGTTGGAATGCATCCGCAGATTCTACGAAGGAGAGGAATCGCCCATCTCATGGTGTTTGGAGCAGGACAGGGGGTTCTTCGACCTGTTCGTCGATTTCAAGGGCTATGTCGATTTCTTCTTCCTGCAGGATTGCGTATCTAATGACTATTCGAAAGTGAGGATGTGGTTGGATACTGAATTGTTCGAGACGGATCCGTTCCCGAAGGATGTCGATGAATATCTGAGGTGGATTAATTCGAATCTGGATTTCGTTGATAGAAGAAATAAGAGAATTGAGAAGTTTTGCAAAA
This region includes:
- a CDS encoding ArsR family transcriptional regulator; the protein is MTDIDELLSIIENPTRRRILKYLTREPSYPLQLSKELGISQQAVMKNLALMEQTGMLMSHPEESSMGPTRTVYAPSRQFTLMIDLHDNMFTTRLISTGYADSRESSSIDADAAIARLKELDSKIDELDRERASLLDERNSVMNSLNSAIRNEQDPARRKELYSQLDEMIKDNQKEV
- a CDS encoding Fic family protein → MDYHSLNRNLKLRKKNRVRSIQSSLQIEANSMTVEQVTDIMNGKKVLGPPRNIKEVKNAIEAYKLLPELDPYSIKDLLRTHGIMMADLTDQSGMFRTVGVNVVNSSTGEVIHYAPHPDYVPRFIEELMQWASTSEDHPLIVSCVFHHEFEYIHPFTDGNGRTGRLWQNLILSKWNPVFEWIPVESAIRDRQSEYYRCIREATDLNDTSVFIDFMLESIKESLQKTMKDSADSLRSKILSMVKGGKYTTAAEAAEKLGVSEKTIEREIAMLRDEGVIVREGSNKTGSWKVVRRR
- a CDS encoding MBL fold metallo-hydrolase yields the protein MKISAVKLYENGFMNQPFAFGGEEGPDKFDPSVRYRSSLQNYVIDTGSEVILVDTGMPDGVPDAVPDDKTPIYMGTRIEDYLDALKRVGYAPSDVSRILITHKHDDHTGMISAFPNAKVYIAPEDADALELKGDNIIRLDFSDGPYHEFPASQKITDNIYMLKAKGHTNGNSLIIAEDRDLFYMFHGDITYTDEALYADKLSVVYEDVKAARETLNNVRAFIRKHPTIYLSTHTPLGYENLEDLRVVDLDNPPESIPVGEIVYRSATGKYICGVCGFVYDPEKGDPTQGIPPGTPFSELPDDWHCPRCKREKSNFNPA
- a CDS encoding MFS transporter, producing MIMLGLILAMLTACFDGTIVGTCGPVIVQDLQGSSLYSWMITIYLLCETVMIPIAGKLSDLYGRKPLFLVGLTLFTLGSIAAGFSSSMEMFIICRAVQGLGGGILIPVATAAVADLYAPRDRGRMQGLLGAVFGVGSGVGPLIGGYITDYFSWHWVFFINIPLAIAAFVLTLKKFPTPTQEEKPVIDYIGMVLLSAFLIDVLLLFQWGGNDFEWVSLETGAMTALALILIGLFVIAERRAKEPILAPSLIHNKVVVLASIFMFIFGLGMMGAMTYSSMFAVTILMDGNTLKAAEYSLAMVAGMAITAMVSGRFLNKTGYRPWLIVGPIVTASSMYMMSQLTLDSTLTYYAICLFLLGLGLGCMMGTVMTAVQNSSTVKEMGMTTSSVNVIRSIGATIGTAVFAVLISSKITQELMDNLSPLVFDNVPHSTGVLDALGMAAARIAQGIGTEIDYAIVSEAQQIMLSFANSVDFSFFCGMFIILLQVIVGIFFTVRPPQTDNTVLQMSGEEYEAMKAQLDREENKKE
- a CDS encoding ATP-binding protein — encoded protein: MSSADWPLIPREHYLEKMRSVKDAPFIKAIVGLRRSGKSKLMELFRDELVDSGVDDRHILMINFELEDDWIPKDRESLNSYVASNVEIGKGTYIFFDEIQNVDGWESTVRSLYDKGCDIYVTGSNSKLLSSELSTKLSGRAVEIRVAPLVFSEYVVFRKDSGLSTDRLFNDYIRHGGLPAVALSEDNRSAALIPEMLAGAYNTVFLKDVVERHSIRNPATLSNLMKFVMRNIGDRTSSRKAANYMTSAGSKISHVTVDEYLGYLNEAYLALRSKRMDSKTSEYLSTSDKFYAQDLGIRNHVTPYRPKDIDGLLENVVYNELIYRFGEVCICSVNDLEVDFLTDPKNNPQYFQVSMSIADPKTLEREIRPFRELKDNYPKTLIVYERYPLNEIEGVRVVNLFDWLLE
- a CDS encoding PIN domain-containing protein codes for the protein MRIYLDSCCYNRPYDDQNQPRIHLEATAKMAIQNEIKNGRHELVTSVILDYENERNPDSIPAENIRLFMETYSNIYIGNDERNNLKTLRDEIMSKGIKYADASHIACAIHARCDCLITTDDRMLHFVDKRIKIITPVDFINNEGE
- a CDS encoding PD-(D/E)XK nuclease family protein, whose product is MTNYSNSKLSQFENCRFAYDLHYNKGYDSPYESIEAFLGSRVHETLEKLYRDLEDDRIDTLDELLDFYDRNWDEKWHDEVFNSSDKDDWTHHDDGIVCITDYYNRYHPFDQYATAGIETDEKLTLPDGNTWSVRMDRFAFRGDTFYIIDYKTGNRMKSQYDADTDRQLAMYAAWVRDKYGMNKKVKLVWHMLKFDKEVVSERTNMELLRTVDKVVREIEEIEHCKNWPPHPSRLCDWCVYRHMCPLFGKENVTLGYDKEEDVNL